One window from the genome of Mumia sp. ZJ1417 encodes:
- a CDS encoding sugar-binding protein has translation MVQRTQQTSNSTGAAPPPRWRRLATTSAAAALLGAGLVTGPAAAAPSPETTATKATDLDVLFVGAHPDDESGRLSTFGEWGERYGSRVGVVTITRGEGGGNAVGPEEGPALGLIREREERAAVGTAGVRDVFNLDKVDFYYSVSAPLHQQAWDAEDSLERLVRIVRETRPEVVVTMTPAPTPGNHGGHQEAARLAAEAYAVAGDPSRFRSQITKEGLRPYAPAKLFLNSARGSGQVGSSCPRAFTPTDPTDDVYGVWAGERAASGKTWALVEREAQRKYASQGWAGFPDPSTDPEAIGCDYFTQVASRVPFTRGDQSAAAASPATMLQGATRQARGGLPLGTGLELTGEDVDVVPGQSVTLEARLTAPKRTRLVRAAGAVTLPQGWSGTTSVSFGTVPRGTTVTRTITVTAPSGVTANTRALVGLDVRSGAGAGSTNQKLSVTPSVSGTQQLLPQVAEFEEWAPTVGLPQLRGLVTPVLTLPSGGTRTLGIDVTNHSDAAESGTVTVDLPDGFAAADDTISYEGLAPGATQRLDLEVTNTDDTLPTSNEGGVGGDYGYTITTTSSSGSSTTTAALELVPTTQVGETAAPTLDGTVGAGEYAATIDLSRRWEGEACTSPADCSATGYVTRSGDDLYVAAEVTDDVKSAVLAASDCKRHWRVDSLEVAIDPDGSSENTSTTFKIGALPFTAEGQSCAARDADHTQGPIGAFPMSGEGGSDETTLDPGNVAPGFEMASAVGAPYTGYVIEMKIPLAALPATVDPDRMGFNMFVYDSDTQDKAGQTRVGWSTWGGVQGDPYRWGRVELGGGAPPEVESVPPKLDFPGLDSLDSPQSIEQAVRSGVGLSGLPTLAPRSTARVRRATQRGDAVVVTVDVDKRGTAHLFAVTGDDTQLAGSVEVALRPGRRQIRIPVTETPSSVLLGFDPDRRTGTASSSVRVR, from the coding sequence ATGGTCCAGCGCACGCAGCAGACGTCCAACTCCACCGGTGCCGCTCCACCACCACGATGGCGAAGGCTCGCCACGACCTCGGCAGCAGCCGCGCTCCTCGGTGCCGGCCTCGTCACCGGGCCGGCAGCAGCAGCGCCGTCCCCCGAGACGACGGCCACGAAGGCCACCGACCTCGACGTGCTCTTCGTCGGCGCGCACCCTGACGACGAGTCGGGGCGGCTGTCGACGTTCGGCGAGTGGGGCGAGCGGTACGGCAGCCGCGTCGGCGTCGTGACGATCACCCGCGGCGAGGGCGGCGGCAATGCCGTCGGCCCCGAGGAGGGCCCGGCCCTCGGCCTCATCCGTGAGCGCGAGGAGCGCGCCGCCGTCGGTACGGCCGGCGTCCGCGACGTGTTCAACCTCGACAAGGTCGACTTCTACTACTCCGTCAGCGCTCCCCTGCACCAGCAGGCGTGGGACGCGGAGGACTCCCTCGAACGGCTCGTCCGGATCGTCCGCGAGACCCGGCCCGAGGTCGTCGTGACGATGACCCCTGCCCCGACCCCCGGCAACCACGGCGGTCACCAAGAGGCCGCGCGGCTCGCCGCGGAGGCGTACGCCGTGGCCGGCGACCCGTCGCGCTTCCGCTCGCAGATCACCAAGGAGGGACTGCGCCCGTACGCTCCGGCGAAGCTCTTCTTGAACTCCGCCCGCGGCAGCGGCCAGGTCGGTTCCTCGTGCCCGCGCGCGTTCACCCCGACCGATCCCACCGACGACGTGTACGGGGTCTGGGCCGGGGAGCGCGCGGCCAGCGGCAAGACGTGGGCGCTCGTCGAGCGCGAGGCGCAGCGCAAGTACGCCTCGCAGGGCTGGGCCGGGTTCCCCGATCCCAGCACCGACCCCGAGGCGATCGGGTGCGACTACTTCACCCAGGTGGCCTCGCGCGTGCCGTTCACGCGCGGCGACCAGTCGGCCGCCGCAGCCTCCCCCGCGACGATGCTGCAGGGTGCGACGCGCCAGGCTCGCGGCGGACTTCCGCTCGGGACCGGCCTCGAGCTCACCGGCGAGGACGTCGACGTCGTGCCCGGCCAGTCGGTGACGCTCGAGGCGCGGCTCACCGCGCCGAAGCGCACACGGCTCGTCCGTGCCGCCGGTGCGGTGACGCTGCCGCAGGGGTGGAGCGGGACGACCTCGGTGTCGTTCGGCACGGTTCCTCGTGGGACGACGGTCACCCGCACGATCACGGTGACCGCACCGAGCGGGGTCACGGCGAACACCCGGGCACTGGTCGGGCTCGACGTGCGCTCAGGCGCGGGCGCCGGCTCTACCAACCAGAAGCTCTCGGTGACGCCGAGCGTGTCCGGGACCCAGCAGCTCCTGCCGCAGGTCGCCGAGTTCGAGGAGTGGGCTCCTACGGTCGGGCTTCCGCAGCTGCGCGGGCTCGTCACGCCGGTGCTGACGCTGCCCAGCGGCGGCACACGTACGCTCGGCATCGACGTCACGAACCACAGCGACGCCGCTGAGTCCGGAACGGTCACGGTGGACCTGCCGGACGGCTTCGCGGCGGCCGACGACACGATCTCGTACGAGGGACTCGCGCCAGGTGCGACACAGCGCCTCGACCTCGAGGTCACCAACACCGACGACACGCTGCCCACGTCGAACGAGGGCGGCGTCGGCGGTGACTACGGTTACACGATCACGACGACGAGCAGCTCCGGGTCGTCGACCACGACGGCGGCGCTCGAGCTGGTCCCGACGACGCAGGTCGGCGAGACGGCGGCGCCGACGCTGGACGGCACCGTCGGCGCCGGTGAGTATGCGGCCACGATCGACCTCTCGCGGCGCTGGGAGGGGGAGGCGTGCACGTCTCCGGCGGACTGCAGCGCGACCGGCTACGTCACGCGGTCGGGCGACGACCTCTACGTCGCCGCCGAGGTGACCGACGACGTCAAGAGCGCCGTGCTCGCGGCGTCGGACTGCAAGCGCCACTGGCGCGTCGACTCGCTCGAGGTCGCCATCGATCCCGACGGGTCGTCGGAGAACACCTCCACCACCTTCAAGATCGGGGCACTCCCGTTCACCGCCGAGGGCCAGTCGTGCGCCGCGCGCGATGCCGACCACACCCAGGGCCCGATCGGCGCCTTCCCGATGTCCGGCGAGGGCGGCTCCGACGAGACGACGCTCGATCCGGGCAACGTCGCGCCCGGGTTCGAGATGGCCTCGGCGGTCGGCGCGCCGTACACGGGCTACGTCATCGAGATGAAGATCCCGCTCGCCGCGCTGCCGGCGACGGTCGATCCCGACCGGATGGGCTTCAACATGTTCGTCTACGACTCCGACACCCAGGACAAGGCCGGCCAGACCCGCGTCGGGTGGTCGACGTGGGGCGGGGTCCAGGGCGACCCGTACCGATGGGGTCGTGTCGAGCTCGGGGGTGGCGCGCCGCCGGAGGTGGAGAGCGTGCCGCCGAAGCTGGACTTCCCGGGGCTCGACAGCCTCGACTCGCCGCAGTCGATCGAGCAGGCCGTACGCTCCGGCGTCGGGCTGTCGGGGCTCCCGACGCTCGCCCCGCGGTCGACCGCGCGCGTGCGTCGGGCGACGCAGCGCGGTGACGCGGTCGTGGTGACCGTCGACGTCGACAAGCGCGGCACCGCGCACCTGTTCGCGGTCACCGGTGACGACACGCAGCTGGCCGGTTCCGTCGAGGTCGCCCTGCGACCAGGTCGGCGTCAGATCCGGATCCCGGTGACGGAGACACCGTCGTCCGTGCTGCTCGGGTTCGACCCCGACCGCCGTACGGGGACCGCGAGCTCGTCAGTGCGGGTGCGGTGA
- a CDS encoding glucosamine-6-phosphate deaminase produces the protein MTTPPGSTVRHLVRDDAGQVADTAADLILDVLETDSAVGLATGSSPLGAYQEIVRRVRLGATASPVARRGFLLDEYLGLPAGDPNTYASVIRREVADALGLDVRGPDGQAADPEQEAERYGREVVAASVAVQVLGIGRNGHLGFNEPGSSLDSQTRVVRLTESTRRDNARFFDSPADVPTHAITQGLATLMQARRLVLIVLGERKAEAVHAALHGPVDPACPASVLQRHPDAYVVTDREAAAAVR, from the coding sequence GTGACGACACCACCCGGATCGACCGTCCGCCACCTGGTCCGCGACGACGCGGGCCAGGTGGCGGACACGGCCGCAGACCTCATCCTCGACGTGCTCGAGACCGACAGCGCCGTCGGTCTCGCGACCGGCTCGTCACCCCTCGGCGCGTACCAGGAGATCGTCCGCCGGGTACGTTTAGGCGCGACGGCCTCCCCGGTCGCGCGGCGCGGCTTCCTGCTCGACGAGTACCTCGGCCTCCCCGCCGGCGACCCGAACACGTACGCCTCGGTGATCAGACGCGAGGTCGCCGACGCGCTCGGGCTCGACGTCCGGGGTCCGGACGGCCAGGCGGCCGATCCGGAGCAGGAGGCCGAGCGGTACGGGCGCGAGGTCGTGGCGGCGTCCGTCGCGGTGCAGGTCCTCGGGATCGGCCGCAACGGTCACCTCGGGTTCAACGAACCGGGCTCGTCGCTGGACTCGCAGACCCGCGTCGTGCGGCTGACCGAGTCGACACGACGGGACAACGCGCGGTTCTTCGACTCCCCCGCCGACGTCCCAACCCACGCGATCACCCAGGGGCTCGCGACCCTCATGCAGGCGCGGCGTCTGGTGCTGATCGTGCTCGGCGAACGCAAGGCGGAGGCTGTCCACGCCGCGCTGCACGGTCCGGTGGATCCCGCATGTCCCGCTTCGGTGCTGCAGCGACACCCCGACGCGTACGTCGTCACCGATCGCGAGGCCGCCGCAGCCGTACGCTGA
- a CDS encoding heparan-alpha-glucosaminide N-acetyltransferase domain-containing protein produces MPERSTILSRRRLLGVDAARAVALIGMISTHVEPHIGSDGQTSLAHVLAAGRASALFAVLAGVSIALASGGTSPPHGRGWATAAAATTARAAVIFVVGLVLGAFDSGLAVILCYYGVLFVVALPFLRLRAGWLIGLGLTWAFVGPVLSQWLRLGIETPLDSGVPNVGTLLTDPVGTASSLLLTGYYPVLTWTAYLLVGMGVGRLPLRRVGVAVWLAVGGTALAVLSYAGSAWWLAGGGLAELEAAGTGRHFTTGPIDDDILHVGFFGTTPTTSWEWLGIASPHSGAPPDLLHTLGCALAVLGLMLLLEHAVGRALWPVAAIGSMTFTLYSLHVVLVATVLPETIDDAFLVHTAIAAAIAIPWRRYVGRGPLEAVAAVAANGARRRVREHATQR; encoded by the coding sequence GTGCCCGAGCGGTCGACGATCCTCTCGCGGCGACGGCTGCTGGGCGTCGACGCCGCCCGGGCCGTCGCGCTGATCGGGATGATCTCGACCCACGTCGAACCGCACATCGGATCCGACGGTCAGACGTCTCTCGCGCACGTCCTCGCCGCAGGACGCGCCTCGGCGCTCTTCGCGGTGCTGGCCGGTGTGAGCATCGCGCTCGCCAGCGGCGGCACATCGCCACCCCACGGTCGTGGGTGGGCGACCGCGGCGGCCGCGACCACCGCGCGGGCCGCAGTGATCTTCGTCGTGGGGCTGGTCCTCGGGGCGTTCGACTCCGGTCTCGCGGTGATCCTCTGCTACTACGGGGTGCTCTTCGTCGTCGCACTGCCGTTCCTCCGGTTGAGGGCCGGGTGGCTGATCGGTCTCGGCCTGACCTGGGCGTTCGTCGGGCCCGTGCTCAGCCAGTGGCTCCGCCTCGGCATCGAGACGCCTCTGGACTCCGGGGTTCCGAACGTCGGGACGCTGCTCACCGATCCGGTCGGCACCGCGTCGAGCCTGCTGCTCACCGGCTATTACCCGGTGCTGACCTGGACCGCCTACCTGCTGGTCGGCATGGGTGTCGGCCGGCTGCCCCTGCGGCGGGTGGGTGTCGCGGTGTGGCTCGCTGTCGGCGGTACGGCCCTGGCCGTGCTCTCGTACGCGGGCTCGGCGTGGTGGCTCGCAGGCGGCGGGCTCGCCGAGCTCGAGGCGGCCGGCACGGGTCGGCACTTCACGACGGGCCCGATCGATGACGACATCCTTCACGTCGGCTTCTTCGGGACGACCCCGACGACCTCGTGGGAGTGGCTCGGGATCGCTTCACCGCACTCGGGTGCGCCCCCTGACCTCCTGCACACGCTCGGGTGCGCTCTCGCCGTGCTCGGGCTCATGCTGCTGCTCGAGCACGCGGTCGGACGCGCCCTGTGGCCGGTCGCCGCCATCGGCAGCATGACGTTCACGCTGTATTCGCTGCACGTCGTCCTCGTCGCGACCGTCCTGCCGGAGACGATCGACGACGCGTTCCTCGTCCACACGGCGATCGCGGCCGCGATCGCGATCCCGTGGCGCCGGTACGTCGGGCGCGGGCCGCTGGAGGCGGTGGCCGCCGTCGCCGCGAACGGCGCCCGACGAAGGGTCCGCGAGCATGCCACGCAAAGGTGA
- a CDS encoding type II toxin-antitoxin system Phd/YefM family antitoxin encodes MTTMSMSEARAQLAALLDRVEAGEEITITRHGRAVARLAPPHESRTARVDHLFAAADAIAVELDASRHAPLPDPTGEADADALVRAMREDRDAW; translated from the coding sequence ATGACGACGATGTCCATGAGCGAGGCCCGCGCGCAGCTCGCTGCGCTCCTCGACCGGGTCGAGGCGGGCGAGGAGATCACGATCACCCGTCACGGGCGGGCTGTCGCACGGCTCGCCCCGCCCCACGAGTCACGGACCGCGCGCGTCGACCACCTCTTCGCCGCGGCCGATGCCATCGCCGTCGAGCTCGATGCCTCGAGGCACGCGCCACTCCCCGATCCGACCGGCGAGGCGGACGCTGATGCGCTCGTACGCGCGATGCGCGAGGACCGAGACGCGTGGTGA
- a CDS encoding PIN domain-containing protein, producing the protein MVTAAFDADIVIYAAAGDDRGDLLLDAIHDAAADSPAGVGSTLLLTETLTLAGDRLAERPRLLAILGRLALLPVTHDVAVMAAALRVRHRLKTPDALHLATAISAGADRFVTNNRHDFARGITEIDVVHP; encoded by the coding sequence GTGGTGACCGCGGCCTTCGACGCCGACATCGTGATCTACGCGGCGGCCGGCGACGACCGCGGAGACCTACTGCTCGACGCGATCCACGACGCGGCCGCCGACTCACCTGCGGGGGTGGGCTCGACCCTTCTCCTCACGGAGACCCTGACGTTGGCCGGCGACCGTCTCGCCGAGCGCCCCAGGCTGCTGGCGATCCTCGGTCGCCTGGCGCTGCTTCCCGTGACCCACGACGTCGCCGTGATGGCTGCCGCGCTCCGCGTCCGGCACCGCCTGAAGACTCCGGACGCCCTCCACCTCGCGACCGCGATCTCCGCGGGGGCAGACCGCTTCGTCACGAACAACCGACACGACTTCGCCCGCGGCATCACCGAGATCGACGTCGTCCACCCCTGA
- a CDS encoding DUF6351 family protein, which translates to MSSFVVRRVVAAATTLAVAALGLVAAQTANADGGHGKRHGDRLTITVLSGEPDQVTGGDALLEVTLPKRVRPRDVRVTLNGDDVTSAFDASADGTLVGLVEGLELGKNRVRVSTGSTSGKGSTSGTLTLVNHPTSGPIFSGPQQQPFVCTTARGQFDGRMILGQPIVDNQDQLGIPVAAEGEDGSYPQDGRGYPTADADIVGWSGDCAAETRYGYVYRSTTDNRFHWLDDPASPPADTATTTTMDGKTVPFIVRWERGTINRFVYSVAMLAPVGEADPTQPDDSLWNKRLVFSFQGGVAIGHTQGTTSEGAMLPADLLKLGYGVMWSSGTRTSTHYNLQVGGETALMLKEHTVETHGVPDYTVAVGGSGGAIQQYVYAQNHPGLIDAAIAQYSYPDMVTQVIHVGDCELLEHYFDATDRANPKWKDPEVRQAIIGLNGTSFPKNLSAGETAQWNQLYAAYQALGYQVMTRDPASPAPALMECKPGWFGLTPLAMNPTFTDVEDLDKLAQGADGVEWTHWGDLVNIYGTDDEGFARVPWDNVGVQYGLKALTDGVITPAEFLDLNAKVGSWKDSADMVEEGFPFVGSFSPQNFDPWSARNMQLSPDGGVTPAPRRAGDRDAMRAAYTSGMQFEGDIDIPVIDWRPYLEDDLDMHNTQQSFAARQRMLNADGDASNQVVWFTDARPSQQFDQTPMAFAVMDQWMRNIDAHPKRGVAGNKPAQAVDSCFATDGSLIASGRRVWDGVLDTRAAGDCTQKFPIYSSSRRVAGGPYEGGIWKCALQPVGAAIAKGLYGAWRPTAAERARLAQVFPGGVCDFRKGDQGKPRRW; encoded by the coding sequence ATGTCGAGCTTCGTCGTACGCCGCGTGGTCGCGGCCGCCACCACGCTGGCCGTGGCCGCGCTGGGTCTGGTCGCTGCGCAGACTGCGAACGCGGACGGTGGGCATGGCAAGAGGCATGGTGACCGCCTCACGATCACGGTGCTCTCGGGAGAGCCGGACCAGGTGACCGGAGGCGATGCGCTGCTCGAGGTCACCCTGCCGAAGAGGGTGCGACCGCGTGACGTGCGCGTGACGCTCAACGGCGACGACGTGACCTCCGCCTTCGACGCCTCGGCCGACGGCACGCTCGTCGGGCTGGTGGAGGGGTTGGAGCTGGGGAAGAACCGGGTGAGGGTTTCGACAGGCTCAACCAGCGGGAAGGGCTCAACCAGCGGGACGCTCACGCTCGTCAACCACCCGACCAGCGGCCCGATCTTCTCCGGTCCCCAGCAGCAGCCGTTCGTCTGCACGACCGCGCGTGGCCAGTTCGACGGGCGGATGATCCTGGGTCAGCCGATCGTCGACAACCAGGACCAGTTAGGCATCCCGGTGGCCGCTGAGGGCGAGGACGGCAGCTATCCGCAGGACGGCCGCGGCTATCCGACGGCGGACGCGGACATCGTGGGATGGAGCGGTGACTGCGCGGCCGAGACCCGCTACGGCTACGTCTACCGCTCGACGACCGACAACCGCTTCCACTGGCTCGACGATCCGGCGAGCCCGCCGGCCGACACGGCGACGACCACCACCATGGACGGCAAGACGGTGCCGTTCATCGTGCGCTGGGAACGCGGCACGATCAACCGGTTCGTCTATAGCGTCGCGATGCTCGCGCCTGTCGGTGAGGCCGATCCGACGCAGCCCGACGACTCGCTGTGGAACAAGCGCCTCGTCTTCAGCTTCCAGGGCGGCGTCGCCATCGGGCACACGCAGGGCACGACCAGCGAAGGCGCGATGCTGCCAGCCGATCTGCTCAAGCTCGGTTATGGCGTGATGTGGTCCAGCGGCACGCGCACGAGCACGCACTACAACCTGCAGGTCGGCGGCGAGACCGCGCTGATGCTCAAGGAGCACACGGTCGAGACCCACGGCGTCCCCGACTACACGGTCGCGGTCGGCGGCTCCGGTGGCGCGATCCAGCAGTACGTCTACGCGCAGAACCACCCGGGACTCATCGATGCCGCGATCGCGCAGTACTCGTATCCCGACATGGTCACGCAGGTCATCCATGTCGGGGACTGCGAGCTGCTCGAGCACTACTTCGACGCGACCGACCGGGCGAACCCCAAGTGGAAGGACCCTGAGGTCCGGCAGGCGATCATCGGGCTCAACGGCACCAGCTTTCCGAAGAACCTCTCGGCGGGCGAGACCGCGCAGTGGAACCAGCTGTACGCCGCCTACCAGGCGCTCGGCTACCAGGTCATGACGCGTGACCCGGCCTCGCCCGCGCCGGCACTGATGGAGTGCAAGCCGGGCTGGTTCGGGCTCACGCCGCTCGCGATGAACCCGACATTCACCGACGTCGAGGACCTCGACAAGCTCGCGCAGGGCGCCGACGGCGTCGAGTGGACGCACTGGGGCGACCTGGTGAACATCTACGGCACCGACGACGAGGGCTTCGCGCGGGTCCCGTGGGACAACGTCGGCGTGCAGTACGGCCTCAAGGCGCTGACCGACGGCGTGATCACCCCTGCGGAGTTCCTTGACCTCAACGCAAAGGTCGGCAGCTGGAAGGACTCGGCCGACATGGTCGAGGAGGGGTTCCCGTTCGTCGGGTCGTTCAGTCCTCAGAACTTCGACCCGTGGAGCGCGCGCAACATGCAGCTCAGTCCGGACGGCGGCGTGACTCCGGCGCCACGTCGGGCGGGTGACCGTGACGCGATGCGCGCGGCGTACACGTCCGGCATGCAGTTCGAGGGTGACATCGACATCCCGGTGATCGACTGGCGTCCATACCTTGAGGACGACCTCGACATGCACAACACGCAGCAGTCGTTCGCCGCTCGGCAGCGGATGCTGAACGCGGACGGCGACGCGTCCAACCAGGTCGTGTGGTTCACCGACGCGCGGCCGAGCCAGCAGTTCGACCAGACGCCGATGGCGTTCGCGGTGATGGACCAGTGGATGCGCAACATCGACGCGCACCCCAAGCGCGGCGTCGCGGGCAACAAGCCGGCGCAGGCGGTCGACTCGTGCTTCGCGACGGACGGCTCGTTGATCGCGTCCGGGCGGCGGGTGTGGGACGGCGTGCTCGACACGCGGGCGGCGGGGGACTGCACGCAGAAGTTCCCGATCTACTCCTCGTCACGGCGTGTCGCCGGCGGGCCGTACGAGGGCGGCATCTGGAAGTGCGCGCTGCAGCCGGTGGGGGCGGCGATCGCCAAGGGCCTGTACGGGGCGTGGCGGCCGACCGCTGCGGAGCGGGCGCGACTCGCGCAGGTCTTCCCCGGTGGTGTCTGCGACTTCCGCAAGGGAGACCAGGGCAAGCCCCGCCGCTGGTGA
- a CDS encoding epoxide hydrolase family protein, whose product MTTTTDTSGSAALIPFTIDIPQAQLDDLAQRLARTRFTTPLPGDSWATGVPTSYLRDLVATWRDDYDWRAQESALNAYPQFLTDIEGQRIHFLHVRSREADALPLLLTHGWPGSVVEFLDVVGPLTDPVAYGGDAAQAFDVVIPSLPGFAFSGPVHDEGWNEARIARVWAELMRRLDYDRYGVQGGDIGAGVAPAVARETGSDGTPGSTVVGVHLNGNIGAPTYELGEDELASLTDLERDRVRRTGEFMQEHFGYIAIQSTRPTALAAGLADSPVGQLAWIVDKLREWTYPREVLPDEILGTDRLLTNVMLYWLTDTAASSAYVGYVSAQSWGEALPATGVPTGVIVFAGDVGIRRFAEKEHAITRWVDVDRGGHFAAWEEPVAFVEDVRAFFSDLR is encoded by the coding sequence ATGACGACCACAACAGACACCTCGGGGTCGGCAGCACTGATCCCTTTCACGATCGACATTCCGCAGGCACAGCTCGACGACCTCGCGCAACGCCTCGCGCGGACGCGGTTCACGACACCGCTCCCTGGCGACAGCTGGGCGACCGGTGTCCCCACCTCATACCTGCGCGACCTCGTCGCGACCTGGCGCGACGACTACGACTGGCGTGCGCAGGAGTCCGCGCTCAACGCGTACCCGCAGTTCCTCACCGACATCGAGGGCCAGCGCATCCACTTCCTGCACGTGCGCTCACGCGAGGCGGACGCGCTCCCGCTCCTGCTCACCCACGGCTGGCCGGGCTCGGTGGTCGAGTTCCTCGACGTCGTCGGGCCTCTGACCGACCCTGTCGCGTACGGGGGTGACGCCGCGCAGGCGTTCGACGTCGTGATCCCGAGCCTGCCCGGCTTCGCCTTCTCCGGCCCTGTACACGACGAGGGCTGGAACGAGGCGCGGATCGCGCGCGTGTGGGCCGAGCTGATGCGACGCCTCGACTACGACCGGTACGGCGTGCAGGGCGGAGACATCGGTGCGGGCGTCGCGCCTGCGGTGGCGCGCGAGACCGGCAGCGACGGCACGCCCGGCAGCACGGTCGTCGGCGTGCACCTCAACGGCAACATCGGTGCGCCGACGTACGAGCTCGGTGAGGACGAGCTCGCGAGCCTGACCGACCTCGAGCGCGATCGCGTCCGTCGCACCGGGGAGTTCATGCAGGAGCATTTCGGCTACATCGCCATCCAGTCGACGCGGCCGACGGCACTCGCCGCGGGCCTGGCGGACTCGCCCGTGGGGCAGCTCGCGTGGATCGTCGACAAGCTCCGCGAGTGGACGTACCCCCGCGAGGTGCTGCCGGACGAGATCCTCGGCACGGACCGGCTCCTCACCAACGTGATGCTCTACTGGCTCACCGACACGGCGGCGTCGTCGGCGTACGTCGGCTACGTGAGCGCGCAGAGCTGGGGCGAGGCGCTCCCGGCGACCGGAGTGCCCACGGGCGTGATCGTCTTCGCCGGCGATGTCGGGATCCGTCGATTCGCCGAGAAGGAGCACGCGATCACCCGATGGGTCGACGTGGACCGCGGCGGTCACTTCGCGGCGTGGGAGGAGCCGGTGGCGTTCGTCGAGGACGTTCGCGCCTTCTTCTCCGACCTGCGCTGA